The Theileria orientalis strain Shintoku DNA, chromosome 2, complete genome genome has a window encoding:
- a CDS encoding ribosomal protein S2, which produces MAERGGFGSGFGRGRGRRGARNKPPEDDFKSWVPVTKLGRLVHAGLIESLEHIYLHSLPVKEFQIIDYFFQPERSENKLVDDVVKIVPVQKQTNAGQRTRFKAFVAVGDYSGHVGLGSKCAKEVATAIRGAIISAKLALVPVRMGYWGNMIGDPHTVPMKVSGKCGSVRVRLVPAPRGTQIVGAPTTKKLLQYAGIKDCFSSSKGSTKTRGNFLKAVFAALKSTYGYLTPDLWEKRPLQPSVYEEFSSFLLSK; this is translated from the exons ATGGCAG AACGCGGTGGATTCGGATCCGGATTCGGACGTGGCAGGGGACGTCGTGGAGCGAGGAATAAGCCCCCGGAGGACGACTTCAAGTCATGGGTTCCAGTTACCAAGCTCGGGAGACTCGTACACGCGGGCCTCATTGAGTCGCTAGAGCACATTTATCTCCACAGTCTTCCCGTTAAGGAGTTTCAAATCATAGACTACTTCTTCCAGCCCGAGAGGAGCGAGAACAAGCTCGTTGACGACGTTGTTAAAATCGTGCCCGTGCAGAAGCAGACCAATGCGGGCCAGAGGACCAGGTTCAAGGCCTTTGTGGCAGTCGGTGACTACTCCGGCCACGTGGGACTCGGCTCCAAGTGCGCAAAGGAGGTCGCCACTGCGATCAGGGGAGCCATCATCAGCGCCAAGCTCGCCCTGGTGCCAGTGAGGATGGGTTACTGGGGAAACATGATTGGCGACCCGCACACGGTGCCCATGAAGGTCTCGGGCAAGTGCGGCTCAGTCAGAGTGAGGCTGGTCCCGGCCCCTAGGGGCACTCAGATCGTAGGCGCTCCTACCACGAAGAAGCTACTGCAGTACGCCGGCATCAAGGACTGTTTCAGCTCCAGCAAGGGAAGCACCAAGACCAGGGGCAACTTCCTCAAGGCAGTGTTCGCGGCGCTGAAGAGCACCTACGGGTACCTGACCCCCGATCTCTGGGAAAAGAGGCCCTTGCAGCCGTCTGTTTACGAGGAGTTCTCTTCGTTCCTGCTTTCAAAGTGA
- a CDS encoding uncharacterized protein (zinc finger, DHHC-type domain containing protein): MMLQSLFISNVIYFSKIIKQNNYWYVLYVILHVVLLAMSLWTHYMCMTTNPGYIPEIKDVDIVEVDMTFTHCKKCDSYRPIGSHHCKSCKRCILRMDHHCVWVCNCVGKFNQKFFMQYLVYIMVMSIFDILLILINVRDFLSYSGKNNKYQLYYIINRAPYLIVIFGCIAIVFLLFCAIMLIDQLVSVFRNRTGIDSLQKIKFQRLKFRESLKNIFGNTCSEV; encoded by the exons TTGATGCTTCAATCACTGTTCATATCgaatgtaatatatttctCCAAAAT AATAAAACAGAACAATTACTGGTACGTCCTCTACGTGATATTGCACGTGGTCCTCCTTGCAATGTCACTCTGGACTCACTATATGTGTATGACAACAAACCCAGGTTACATACCGGAAATCAAAG ATGTGGACATAGTGGAGGTTGATATGACATTTACGCACTGCAAAAAGTGTGATTCGTACAGGCCAATTGGATCACATCACTGCAAAAGCTGTAAAAGGTGTATTCTAAGGATGGACCACCACT GTGTGTGGGTCTGTAACTGCGTAGGCAAATTTAACCAGAAATTCTTTATGCAATACTTAGTG TATATTATGGTAATGTCCATTTTCGACATACTGCTAATATTGATCAACGTACGCGACTTCCTGTCATACTCGGGGAAGAATAACAAATATCAGTTGTACTATATAATAAACCGGGCACCATATCTAATAGTC ATATTCGGGTGTATAGCGATAGTGTTCCTCCTGTTCTGTGCAATAATGTTGATAGATCAACTGGTATCAGTATTTAGGAACAGAACGGGAATAGATAGCCtccaaaaaattaaattccAAAGACTTAAGTTCAGAGAATCgttaaaaaacatattcgGTAACACATGTTCAGAAGTGTAA